The following proteins are encoded in a genomic region of Acipenser ruthenus chromosome 4, fAciRut3.2 maternal haplotype, whole genome shotgun sequence:
- the LOC117399845 gene encoding interleukin-6-like: MGLQEYLQYMDYVKDSYTSGKDEIEKVCETIQNLSADVFQRVKKNPQSVIKLEMNTKDILSHSSDSEWGRAVNVHVILREFTNFMEKTYIAIRHINE, translated from the exons ATGGGGCTTCAAGAATATCTACAGTACATGGATTACGTGAAGGACTCCTATACCAGCGGGAAGGACGAAATAGAAAAAGTATGCGAAACAATACAAAATCTGTCAGCTGATGTCTTTCAAAGG GTGAAGAAGAATCCCCAAAGCGTCATCAAGTTAGAAATGAACACAAAGGATATCCTCTCGCACAGCAGCGACAGTGAGTGGGGTCGGGCAGTGAATGTACACGTCATTCTCAGGGAGTTCACCAATTTCATGGAGAAAACATATATCGCTATTCGCCACATCAACGAGTGA